From Triticum urartu cultivar G1812 chromosome 2, Tu2.1, whole genome shotgun sequence, a single genomic window includes:
- the LOC125539280 gene encoding ferric reduction oxidase 2-like: MSTEHRARHTLYCSLCPASIYLLLGRHFCPGVSGVTKYGGRVSAGDCEVEMDDRTLGKGRKCVPSPSAAAVGRSAVLLLAGVVFVGWLMMWAMLPTRTYSSTWAPKLAALTGFGKQGIRITVYVFPVLFVFVVACVYLHLQQQKGGDPNTQRRTSTRIAAAWRRPVLVRGPLGIVTGIELAVLLMFMALLVWFYYAYVTVEFSKLLRVKPGQKLWQAELEKAAKRLGSVGSLCCALLFLPVARGSSLLPLVGLTSESGIKYHVWLGNMAMAIFTAHGLCYVFFWASTDQIHLMTKWARTRASNVAGELALLCGLAMWATALPRIRRRMFELFFYAHHLYIPFIVFSALHMGVTVFCYVLPGVFLFAVDRCLRFLQSRARVRLVSSRLLPSGAVELNFAKSRCLRHNPTSTLFVNVPCVSRLQWHPFSVTSSSSLEPDTLSIVIKNRGGWTQKLYETVSSLPPSGGHLGVSVEGPYSPADGVTPFLAHDSLVMISGGIGITPFISVIRELVYQSAMAETASMPRLLLVCVFRTSAELDMLDLLVPASGGLYGSPSLDLRIEAYVTSESEPRTGNDAHKRPCQQVWFKPWPSDAPVSPALGSNGWLWLGAVVSSSFAAFLLLVAALQRFYIYPVDRDSNHVYPWAARTMLNLLFLGVSVAGVTGAAFLWSKRRSAREAKKIKSVDGPTPAMSPVSLLHWAGGGGVERELESLPAQPLAQATNVHFGHRPDLKKMLLGIHDENVGVMASGPSGMLEEVATICSSGLASNLHFQSISFTW; this comes from the exons ATGAGCACCGAGCACCGAGCACGGCACACACTCTACTGCAGCCTCTGCCCCGCGAGCATCTATCTACTTTTGGGAAGGCATTTCTGTCCTGGAGTATCTGGGGTGACCAAATACGGTGGCCGAGTGAGCGCGGGGGATTGTGAAGTTGAGATGGACGATCGTACTCTTGGCAAAGGGAGGAAGTGCGTGCCCtcgccgtcggcggcggcggtgggcagGAGCGCCGTGCTTCTCCTGGCCGGCGTCGTGTTCGTGGGGTGGCTGATGATGTGGGCCATGCTGCCGACCAGAACTTACAGCTCGACATGGGCGCCGAAGCTTGCGGCGCTCACCGGCTTCGGGAAACAAG GGATTAGGATCACGGTGTACGTGTTCCCAGTGCTGTTCGTGTTCGTTGTTGCGTGCGTTTATCTGCATTTGCAGCAGCAGAAGGGGGGTGACCCCAACACCCAGCGCCGGACCAG CACGAGAATAGCAGCAGCCTGGAGGAGGCCCGTGCTGGTGAGAGGCCCGCTGGGGATCGTGACGGGCATAGAACTGGCCGTATTGCTCATGTTCATGGCTCTCCTCGTCTGGTTCTACTACGCGTACGTCACCGTCGAGTTCTCCAAGCTACTACGCGTCAAGCCAGGCCAGAAACT GTGGCAGGCGGAGCTGGAGAAAGCGGCGAAGCGGCTCGGCAGTGTCGGGAGCTTGTGCTGCGCGCTGCTGTTCCTGCCCGTGGCACGCGGCTCGTCGCTCCTGCCGCTCGTCGGCCTCACGTCCGAGTCCGGCATCAAGTACCATGTCTGGCTGGGGAACATGGCCATGGCCATCTTCACCGCTCATGGGCTCTGCTACGTCTTTTTCTGGGCATCAACTGATCAGATCCACCTG ATGACGAAATGGGCGAGGACGAGGGCCTCGAACGTGGCCGGGGAGCTGGCTTTGCTCTGCGGCCTCGCGATGTGGGCGACGGCGCTGCCACGCATCCGCCGCCGGATGTTCGAGCTCTTCTTCTACGCGCACCACCTCTACATCCCCTTCATCGTGTTCTCCGCGCTCCACATGGGCGTCACCGTCTTCTGCTACGTCCTGCCCGGCGTCTTCCTCTTCGCCGTCGACCGGTGCCTCCGGTTCCTGCAGTCGCGCGCCCGCGTCCGCCTCGTCTCTTCCCGCCTCCTGCCGTCCGGGGCCGTCGAGCTCAACTTCGCCAAAAGCCGCT GTTTGAGGCACAATCCCACGAGCACGCTCTTCGTCAACGTCCCATGCGTCTCGCGGCTCCAGTGGCACCCCTTCTCGGTGACGTCGAGCAGCAGCCTCGAGCCGGACACGCTCAGCATCGTCATCAAGAACAGAGGCGGGTGGACGCAGAAGCTGTACGAGACGGTCTCGTCCCTGCCCCCGTCCGGTGGCCACCTCGGCGTCTCGGTCGAGGGGCCATACAGCCCGGCCGACGGGGTCACGCCCTTCTTGGCCCACGACTCGCTGGTGATGATCAGCGGCGGCATCGGCATCACGCCGTTCATCTCCGTCATCCGCGAGTTGGTTTACCAGAGCGCCATGGCAGAAACGGCGTCCATGCCGAGGCTCCTCCTCGTCTGCGTCTTCAGGACGTCGGCCGAGCTGGACATGCTGGACCTCCTCGTCCCGGCCTCCGGCGGCCTCTACGGCAGCCCCAGCCTTGACCTACGCATCGAGGCCTACGTAACGAGCGAGAGCGAGCCCCGCACCGGCAACGACGCGCACAAGCGGCCTTGTCAACAGGTCTGGTTCAAGCCGTGGCCGTCGGACGCGCCCGTCTCCCCGGCGCTCGGCTCCAACGGGTGGCTCTGGCTCGGCGCCGTCGTGTCCTCGTCGTTCGCCGCGTTCCTCCTGCTCGTCGCCGCGCTACAGCGGTTCTACATCTACCCGGTTGACCGAGACAGCAACCACGTGTACCCGTGGGCGGCCAGAACGATGCTGAACCTGCTGTTCCTCGGCGTCAGCGTCGCCGGCGTCACCGGTGCGGCGTTCCTGTGGAGTAAGCGGAGGAGCGCCAGGGAGGCCAAGAAGATAAAGAGCGTGGACGGGCCGACGCCGGCGATGTCGCCGGTGTCGTTGCTCCACTGGGCAGGTGGGGGCGGCGTGGAGCGGGAGCTGGAGAGCTTGCCTGCGCAGCCTCTTGCGCAGGCTACCAATGTGCACTTCGGCCACCGTCCAGATCTCAAGA AGATGCTGCTGGGGATTCACGACGAGAACGTTGGGGTGATGGCCAGCGGTCCGTCGGGGATGCTTGAGGAGGTCGCGACTATCTGCTCGTCTGGGCTGGCGAGCAACCTGCATTTCCAGTCTATAAGCTTCACCTGGTGA